GAGAGCAATGGTCCGTTTGTCCGGTTCATGCATATGCACCCACAGACCGTTGAACTGATTCTTATCACCGAAGGAGACGGGGAGTATTTCATTGGCGATCGCATCTACCCAGTTCGTAAAGGCGACCTGGTCATTTATAACAGCCAGGTGGTGCATGATGAGTATCTGGAAAGCGGGCGGCCAATTGGCACTATTTGTTGTGGGATTAACAATATTTCGTGTCCGGGTCTACGTGAGAATGCGCTAATACCGGATGATATTGTGCCGGTTATTCCACTGTATCACCATTATGCGACGGTGGAAAAACTGATGAGCTCCGTGTTTACCGTTATTAATCAGCATGCGGTAGAAGGGCCAGCAATGGCGCAGCTATTGACCCAGGTAGTACTCAAATACATTGAGGGAAATGTCTTATTGCGCACAGGTAACGATGCCATACAGCGCCATGAAAATTTACTTGATTCAATAAAATCCTATATTGATCGCAATTTCTATGAGCCAATTCGGCTGGATACGCTGGCGACGAAATTTAATGTCAGTCCTTATTATGTTTCCCATGAATTTAAACGCCGCTATGGTTATTCACCGATGGATTACCTGATAAAACGTAGGCTGGGGGAGGCGCAATCGTTACTAACCACGGATGAAGGCGGGCGCGAAAAGATCACCTCTATTGCTTATCGTGTTGGCTTTAGCAACCTTAGTCATTTTCAGAATTACTTCAAAAATAAAGTAGGGAAAACGCCCGGTCAATATCGCAAGGACTATCGTAAAGCTAATTATTTATTATTTGAATATTAATGCTTGCTAAAATTTAATCGTCATGAGAATGGTCGCAATACTGCGGCCATTTTTTATTTGTCGGTATATTTTATGCGTTTATCTATAGCGCGAAAAGTCTGGCAATATCATTAAAGAGTGATGATTTTTTTGTGATACCTGACGCATTTATCCCACTTCTTCAACCAGGATAGATAAAGTTTTTCAGGCTACAAAAAGTAATATGTTGTCCATCAAAGGTTAATTTGCATCGCGGTATGCAGTAAAAGCGTTTCATTAAGTGGGAGCCAGCAATATGTACAATGTAAAAAAGAGCATTAAGTTGGGGATTGCGCCTATCGGTTGGCGCAATGATGATATTCCTGAGATTGGTAAAGAAAATACATATAAACAAATACTTAGTGATGCCGCGCTCACCGGTTTTTCCGGGACGGAAGTTGGCGGTTGTTATCCGCAGGATCCTGCTGAGTTAAATAAAGAGTTAATGCTTCGCGGACTGGAAATACCAGGCCAGTGGTTTTCTTCCTTTATTATTCGCGATGGTATTGCATCTGCGATGAATGCTTTTGAACAGCATTGTGCTTATTTGCAGGCAATACATGCATATGTCGCCGTTGTTTCTGAACAAACTTATAGTATTCAAGGCATTATCGATAAGTGCGTTTATACAGAGAAGCCTAACTTCAGCGACAGCGAATGGCAGCTTTTATGCGAAGGACTTAATGCGCTTGGGAAGATTGCCAATGCGCACGGGCTGAAGCTCGCTTTCCATCATCATATGGGCACCGGTGTGCAGACTCTGCCAGAAGTGGATCGACTCATGGAGAATACCGATCCGCAATTTGTACATCTGCTGTTTGATACCGGGCATATATATGTTTCTGACGGCGATGTCATGCCGCTACTGAGTAAACATTTTGATCGTATTAAACACGTTCATTTTAAAGATGTGCGTAATGAAAAACTCAAAGCATGTCGCCTCGCGAAGAAATCATTCCTCAATTCTTTCCTTGATGGTGTGTTTACCGTCCCCGGCGATGGAAATATTGATTTTAAATCCGTATTAGCTTATCTGGTCGGGCATCAATATTCTGGCTGGATTGTTGTTGAGGCCGAGCAGGATCCTAAGAAATATAACCCATTGGAATATGCGCAAAAAGGTAAAAAGCATATTGATGAGTTACTGAAAAATTATCTTTAATTGAAAAGGAAACAGAAAATGACTTTAAAAGCAGGTATTGTAGGTATCGGCATGATCGGCTCCGATCACTTAAGACGTCTGGCCAACACCGTGTCGGGTGTAGAGGTTGTTGCCGTATGTGATATCGTCGCGGGTAGGGCGCAGGCGGCGCTGGATAAGTATGCGATCGAAGCCAAAGATTATAATGACTATCACGATCTGATTAATGATAAAGACGTTGAAGTGGTCATCATTACCGCATCAAATGAGGCGCACGCCGATGTAGCCGTTGCCGCGCTAAATGCTAACAAATATGTTTTCTGTGAAAAACCGCTAGCGGTGACGGCTGCGGATTGTCAGCGTGTGATTGAAGCAGAGCAGAAAAATGGTAAGCGCATGGTGCAGATTGGTTTTATGCGCCGCTACGACAAAGGTTACGTTCAGCTGAAAAATATTATCGACAGCGGCGAAATCGGTCAGCCATTAATGGTTCATGGACGTCATTACAATGCCAGCACGGTGCCAGAATACAAAACGCCACAGGCTATCTATGAAACATTGATTCATGAAATTGACGTTATGCACTGGCTGCTTAACGAAGATTATAAAACCGTTAAGGTTTACTTCCCGCGCCAGTCCAGCCTGGTGACCACTCTGCGTGATCCGCAGCTGGTTGTAATGGAAACCACCTCCGGCATCAATATTGTGGTTGAAGTATTTGTGAACTGCCAGTATGGCTACGACATTCACTGCGATGTTACCGGCGAGAAAGGAATGGCGGAGCTGCCAACCGTCGCCAGCGCCGCGGTACGGAAAGCGGCGAAGTATAGCACCGACATCCTGGTTGACTGGAAACAGCGCTTTATTGATGCCTACGACATTGAGTTCCAGGATTTCTTCGATCGTCTGAACGCAGGATTGCCGCCGGCAGGCCCAACGTCATGGGATGGTTATCTGGCTGCGGTTACCGCTGATGCCTGCGTGAAGTCTCAGGAAACAGGGAATACCGAGATTGTTGAATTACCCTCAAAACCTGATTTCTACAAATAAACCTTCCGCGTATTAAAACTCCTGCCGGATAGCGATGCTTAAGCGTCCTATCCGGCATATCACAATTTATTATCTTCTTTTATCCGGAACTTCCCTATGAAAGGCAGACTCATCTCTTCCGATCCGTATCGTCAGCAATTCCTTGTTGAGCGTGCGGTCTCTTTTTCGCATCGTCAGCGTGATTGCAGTGAATTAATCAGCGTCTTACCGCGCCACGCGTTACAGCAGATTGACGGATTCGGCGGCAGCTTTACCGAAGGTGCGGGCGTGGTATTCAACAGCATGAGCGAAAAGACGAAGGCGCAATTTCTTTCCCTTTATTTTTCTGCTCAGGAACATAATTACACTCTGGCGCGGATGCCAATTCAGAGCTGTGATTTTTCCCTGGGCAATTACGCGTATGTCGATTCCAGCGCTGACCTGCAGCAGGGACGGCTCTCCTTTTCCCGCGATGAAGCGCATTTAATACCGCTGATTTCCGGGGCGTTGCGGTTAAATCCACACATGAAGCTGATGGCTTCGCCGTGGAGTCCGCCGGCGTTTATGAAAACTAATAACGATATGAACGGTGGCGGCAAGCTGCGGCGCGAATGCTACGCCGACTGGGCCGATATCATTATCAACTACCTGCTGGAATACCGCCGCCACGGCATTAATGTGCAGGCGCTCTCCGTGCAGAATGAGCCGGTGGCGGTAAAAACCTGGGACTCCTGTCTGTATAGCGTGGAAGAGGAGACAGCCTTTGCCGTGCAGTATCTGCGTCCGCGCCTCGCCCGGCAGGGTATGGATGAGATGGAGATCTATATCTGGGATCACGATAAAGATGGCCTGGTGGACTGGGCTGAACTCGCCTTTGCTGACGAAGCTAATTATAAGGGAATTAACGGGCTGGCATTCCACTGGTATACCGGCGACCATTTTTCGCAAATACAGTATCTGGCCCAGTGCCTGCCGGATAAAAAACTCCTGTTTTCCGAAGGCTGTGTGCCAATGGAGAGCGATGCCGGTAGCCAGATTCGCCACTGGCATACCTATCTCCATGACATGATTGGTAATTTCAAATCGGGTTGTAGCGGGTTTATCGACTGGAATCTGCTGCTGAACAGTGAGGGCGGGCCGAATCATCAGGGTAATCTGTGTGAAGCGCCCATTCAATACGATGCGCAAAACGACGTGCTGCGGCGTAACCACTCCTGGTATGGTATTGGCCACTTCTGCCGCTATGTGCGTCCGGGGGCGAGGGTCATGCTTTCTTCAAGTTACGATAATCTTCTGGAAGAGGTGGGATTTGTGAATCCCGACGGCGAGCGTGTGCTGGTGGTGTATAACCGCGATGTCCAGGAAAGGCGTTGCCGGGTGCTGGATGGCGATAAAGAGATCGCGTTAACGCTGCCGCCGTCAGGCGCCAGTACGTTGCTATGGCGGCAGGAGTCGATCTGAATGATGAAGCTGGGATTTAATGAAGCGACCTGTATGCGAAACTCCACGCTGGCACAGGATGTTGTGTTGGCGGAACGTTTTGGCTATGACTACATCGAAATCCGTCTGGATATGTTGCAGGAGTGGTTGCAGAAACATACGTTAAGCGAGCTGGCAGACATTTTCGCCGTCGGCCACCTTAAGCCCTGGGGCTACAATTCGCTGGAAGACATTACGTTTTGTGATAGCGAAAGCTGGGCGGAGAAACTGCGGCAGTTGGCTTTCGCCTGCCATGCTGGCTCAGTGGTGGGGGGTGATTGTCTGGTTGTGGTGCCCACCATTCGTCAGGGGGGAAATTTTCCGCCAGGGGAAACGGTGAAAGATTCAGTGAAGCGTCTGCGCGAGATGGCGGCAGTGGCGGAAGAAAGCCGGATGCGGCTGGCCTTTGAGCCGATCGGTTCCGCAGGATGCTGTGTGCGCAGTCTTGCCATGGCGATGGAGATCGTAGATGCGGTCGATCGCAGTAATGTCGGGCTGGTCGTCGATGCCTTTAATCTTTACCTGCACGATCAATGGCGGGATCTGACCACGCTTCGCCAGATCCCTGTGGAAAAGATCTTCGTTTACCATATTGATGACGCCGATAATCTGCCGCTGGCAACGCTGGAGCATTGCCATCGTCTGTTTCCTGGCAACGGCGTGATCCCACTGCATGAGATCACGCATGAGCTAGTGCAGAAGGGCTATGAGGGGATCTGTTCGCTGGAACTGTTTAACCCTGGCTACTGGCAGATGGCGGCCAGCGAAGTCTTTGCGATAGGGGCGGAAAAGACTCGCCCCTTCTTAACAGCTTAATGTTGCCGCAGCAAGAGATGGACAACCGCCGCGCCCAGCAGCGCGCAGGCCGCGGCCAGAAGAAAGACCTGCTGATAGCCGATAAACGGCGTCAGCAGGCCCGCTATTGGTCCGGTAAATCCGTAGGCCAGATCCTGAAACGCTGACCAGACGCCGAGGGCCGTACCACGAATCTCCGGTGGCACTCTGCGCACAACCTCTACGCCCAGCGATGGGAACATCAGCGAACAGCCGCAGCCGGTAATCGCCGCGCCAATCAGCGCAGCGCCTGCTGACGGAGCGGCCCACATTACCGCCAGTCCGGTCCCCTCTACCAGTAGTGAAAAGGTTGCGACCGTGGCGCCGCCGTAACGGTCGGGAAATTTGGCGCAGAAAAAGCGGACAGCGATAAACGCAATGCCAAACAGCGTCATCGCAAAACCGGTGTTATCCCAGTGACGCTCGTTGAACCAGAGGGCGGTAAACGCGCTTAGGGTGGCAAAACCAATGCCCTGGAGCACAAGCCCTGTTCCGGGCCGCCACACCAGGCCGACTACCCGTAGCACTGGCACGCGGGGACGGGCTGTTGGGATATTCCCCGGAATGCCATAGATGACTCCGCTGGCGATGATCGGCAACAGCACGACGAGGAGCGCCGGAAGCGCCAGGCCGGCCCTGGCGTAAAGCGACAGCCCCAGCGGCGCGCCGATAGCCAGCGCACCGTAGGTCGCCATGCCGTTCCAGGAAATAACCTGACCCGCGTGGGTCGAGCCCGCCAGCCACATCCCCCAGGTTAAATTACCGGTCAAAATGAAACTTTCACCGATGCCCAGCAGCACACGACCAACAATCAGTATGGCCCATGCGAGCAGCGGAACCGGGTGAGCGATTAGACTGACCAGCATCAGCAGACCTGATGCGGCGCAGTAGAACTGACCGGTGATAACCGTCCGACGTCCGCCTGACGTGTCGGCTTTTCGACCCGCGGCGCCCCGGGTAAGCAAGGTGGCGATAAACTGGCTGCCTACCGCGATACCGATCAACAGATCGCTCAGATGCAACTGCTGCTGAACGTACAGCGGCAGCATGACTAACGGGATGCCAATAGTCAGATAGTTGAGAAACATCGCGGCGCTGATGCGAAACAGCGTGATCGATGTGGAATGTTGTGTGAGAGCTGGCATGGAATCGTCCTTGAACACGCCCCTTGTCCGATGCAGACACGGGGCGTGATGAGGCAGGCATTAACGTGCCGGGCGGTATTCGCGCCAGTAGTCGATAAGCATGCGGTATTTTTGTTTCACCGTTGCGATGAGCTGTTCATCGTTAAGCTGGCCGCCTAACCACTGGCGTGACGGTTCGCCAAAGATGGTCCGGCCGACGGCGAAACCTTTCACCCAGGGCATATCCGCTGCTGCGGCGAATCCTGACTTCAACTCGCTTTCCGGTGCGTCCAGGCCAAGTATCAATATACCGCGACATTCAGGGTCATAATGCTCAATATGCTGGCTGATTTCTCGCCAACGATCTGGGCTTAACGGCGGCAGTTTCCACCAGTCCGGCAGGATCCCCAGTTGATAAAAACGTTCCACAATCTGAGGATAGTATTGCTCATTTTGGTCTGCCGCATCGCGCGGCAAGATGACTTCCAGCAGCAGATCGTGACCAGACTGGCAGCAGGCGCGGTAAACCTCGTCAATGAGCGCCTCTTGTTCAAGACGTACCGACTCTGCATCGAGTGGATGATAGAAGACCAGACATTTCACGACGTGCTCTTGCGGCCAGCTGACAAGCTGAGAGCCAATATCGCCATGTTCCAGCTTCAGCGGATACGAACCGGGCATCTCAACCGGTCGGCCAATCCACCATCCCTGGCCGGTCACGTCGTTAAGCGCCTGCTGACCAAAGGTGGTATCGGCAAGGATGCCGCTATTATTCTGTAAACCGGCCTCAAGCGCCGCCTGACGTGCCCCTTCTAGCAGTAGCATCTTCAGGGGGGGGATCGCGGATTCACTGGCGCCGACTTCATTTGCGATATCCACCAGTTGCTTGCGATGGTCAAAGGCGAATACGCACAGCTCCGGCCAGTGCTGTTTACGGGTTGTGACCCGATGAAGGTGATTCAGCCGCGGGTCTTTGTCTGGCCGGGTGATGGATTGTTCACGCGCGAGGTAGTCGTCCAGCTCTTTTTTGGTTGGCATGGCGGGGGCACAACCGTGGCGCGATACCACTAACGCGCCGCAGGCGTTTGCATAACGGCAGGCTTGCTCCCAGCTTTCATCGTTCAGGTATCCCCGCAGCAGTCCTGACATAAAGGCATCGCCCGCGCCCAGAACGTTCAGAACGTCTACGCGAACGCCGCTATGTATCTTCACCTGCGACCAGTCATCGGCGATGTTGCCTTCAAAGACTGAGCAGCCCAGCGCGCCGCGTTTGCACACCAGTACGGCCTGGGTCAACTGACGGACGCGCCGCAGGGCGGTCAGCGTGTCGGTACTGCCGCCGGCGATATGGAATTCTTCTTCGGTCCCAACGATCAGATCGAAATGGCGCAATACCTGCTGGAGCTGTTCGGTAACCTGTGATGAGGCGATGAAACGCGTTTCACCGTCTCCTAGCGACGTCAGGCCCCACAGTACGGGGCGGTAGTCGATATCCAGTGCCCGCCGCAGCCCGTGTTTTTGCGCATACTCCAGCGCTTTAAGAACGGCGGCGCGCGTATTGGGGTGAGAAAGATGGGTACCGGTGACGGCTAATGCGCGTGAAGAAGCGATGTAATCTTCGCGGATATCCTCAGGTGTTAGCGCCATGTCCGCGCAGTTATCGCGGTAGAAGATCAGAGGAAAGGTGTCCTGATCTTTAATGCCGAGGATCACCAGCGCGGTCAGACGATCGCGATCCGACAGCAGGCACTGCGTATCCACACCAACGCGGTTTAATTCTTCACGAACGAAACGTCCCATATGCTCATCGCCGACGCGGGCCAGCATAGCGGAACGTAATCCCTGAATGGCCGTGCCGTAGGCAACATTGCCTGACGATCCCCCTAAATATTTAGCGAAAGTCGTCATATCCTCCAGCCGTGACCCGATTTGTTGACCATACAAATCAACGGCGACTCGTCCCAGACAGATAACGTCCAGCGGCTTTTGCTCACTACTGACTGCTTTATTCATTGACATATCCCCTAACAGAAGACGGTGTTATTTTTGCTCATACTAAGGTTTGGTGATTTCATTTTCAATAAAAATGGAAATAATGTTTTCATTTATTGTTTGAACAAGATCACAGAAATGGCATTTCCGGGCAACGGGCATGATCGTTTTTTGTTGTGTTTTTTGTTTTAATTGATTGATTATAAATGTGTTATTTATTTTAAAATCGCATGGAAGATAAATTTCATTTTCATGAAAAATACGCCTGAATGTCGAAATTTTTTAACCGTTTTTTGATCTCCTTCCCATAAATGAAATATAAATTCCATATAATTGTGAGAACGGAAATTTTGATCCTATGATAAGTCTCTGTGTTTTTGGGGCTGAAGCGATGCATAAGCAGGCAACGACAGCCGAACGGTTGATAAAAGCAGGTGGGGTACATGAAAACAATCAGGTTGACCATGGCGCAGGCTTTGGTGCGCTTTCTTGATAATCAGTACATCGACGTAGACGGCAGCGAAATCAAATTTGTAAAAGGGATTTTCGCCATTTTTGGCCACGGGAACGTCGTCGGATTGGGGCAAGCGCTGGAAGAGGACTGTGGCCAACTTAGCGTTCATCAAGGGCGTAACGAACAGGGAATGGCGCATATCGCGACGGGATTTGCCCGCCAGATGCGTCGCCATCAGATTTATGCCTGCACCTCCTCAGTGGGGCCAGGGGCCGCCAATATGATCACCGCAGCGGCGACCGCGACGGCTAACCGTATTCCACTGCTTTTGCTGCCGGGCGATGTGTACGCATCGCGTCAACCCGACCCGGTTTTGCAACAGGTTGAACAAGAACACGATTTGACGCTGAGCACCAATGACGCTTTCCGTGCAGTTAGCCGCTACTGGGATCGCATTACGCGTCCGGAACAGCTAATGAGCGCCTGTATCAGCGCGATGCGGGTGTTAACCGATCCGGCGGATACGGGGGCCGTGACGCTTTGCCTGCCACAGGATGTGCAGGGTGAAGCCTGGGATTATCCGGATTATTTTTTCGCTCGCCGGGTCTATCGTCTTGAGCGTCACGCGCCGACGGAGCCGATGCTGAACGA
This DNA window, taken from Salmonella enterica subsp. enterica serovar Typhimurium str. LT2, encodes the following:
- a CDS encoding putative AraC-type DNA-binding domain-containing protein (similar to E. coli putative ARAC-type regulatory protein (AAC74766.1); Blastp hit to AAC74766.1 (303 aa), 27% identity in aa 38 - 283), coding for MAYVSQVSESNGPFVRFMHMHPQTVELILITEGDGEYFIGDRIYPVRKGDLVIYNSQVVHDEYLESGRPIGTICCGINNISCPGLRENALIPDDIVPVIPLYHHYATVEKLMSSVFTVINQHAVEGPAMAQLLTQVVLKYIEGNVLLRTGNDAIQRHENLLDSIKSYIDRNFYEPIRLDTLATKFNVSPYYVSHEFKRRYGYSPMDYLIKRRLGEAQSLLTTDEGGREKITSIAYRVGFSNLSHFQNYFKNKVGKTPGQYRKDYRKANYLLFEY
- a CDS encoding putative sugar kinase (ribokinase family): MSMNKAVSSEQKPLDVICLGRVAVDLYGQQIGSRLEDMTTFAKYLGGSSGNVAYGTAIQGLRSAMLARVGDEHMGRFVREELNRVGVDTQCLLSDRDRLTALVILGIKDQDTFPLIFYRDNCADMALTPEDIREDYIASSRALAVTGTHLSHPNTRAAVLKALEYAQKHGLRRALDIDYRPVLWGLTSLGDGETRFIASSQVTEQLQQVLRHFDLIVGTEEEFHIAGGSTDTLTALRRVRQLTQAVLVCKRGALGCSVFEGNIADDWSQVKIHSGVRVDVLNVLGAGDAFMSGLLRGYLNDESWEQACRYANACGALVVSRHGCAPAMPTKKELDDYLAREQSITRPDKDPRLNHLHRVTTRKQHWPELCVFAFDHRKQLVDIANEVGASESAIPPLKMLLLEGARQAALEAGLQNNSGILADTTFGQQALNDVTGQGWWIGRPVEMPGSYPLKLEHGDIGSQLVSWPQEHVVKCLVFYHPLDAESVRLEQEALIDEVYRACCQSGHDLLLEVILPRDAADQNEQYYPQIVERFYQLGILPDWWKLPPLSPDRWREISQHIEHYDPECRGILILGLDAPESELKSGFAAAADMPWVKGFAVGRTIFGEPSRQWLGGQLNDEQLIATVKQKYRMLIDYWREYRPAR
- a CDS encoding putative cytoplasmic protein, which gives rise to MVDIANEVGASESAIPPLKMLLLEGARQAALEAGLQNNSGILADTTFGQQALNDVTGQGWWIGRPVEMPGSYPLKLEHGDIGSQLVSWPQEHVVKCLVFYHPLDAESVRLEQEALIDEVYRACCQSGHDLLLEVILPRDAADQNEQYYPQIVERFYQLGILPDWWKLPPLSPDRWREISQHIEHYDPECRGILILGLDAPESELKSGFAAAADMPWVKGFAVGRTIFGEPSRQWLGGQLNDEQLIATVKQKYRMLIDYWREYRPAR
- a CDS encoding putative dehydrogenase (similar to E. coli putative dehydrogenase (AAC77236.1); Blastp hit to AAC77236.1 (377 aa), 26% identity in aa 10 - 197), which encodes MTLKAGIVGIGMIGSDHLRRLANTVSGVEVVAVCDIVAGRAQAALDKYAIEAKDYNDYHDLINDKDVEVVIITASNEAHADVAVAALNANKYVFCEKPLAVTAADCQRVIEAEQKNGKRMVQIGFMRRYDKGYVQLKNIIDSGEIGQPLMVHGRHYNASTVPEYKTPQAIYETLIHEIDVMHWLLNEDYKTVKVYFPRQSSLVTTLRDPQLVVMETTSGINIVVEVFVNCQYGYDIHCDVTGEKGMAELPTVASAAVRKAAKYSTDILVDWKQRFIDAYDIEFQDFFDRLNAGLPPAGPTSWDGYLAAVTADACVKSQETGNTEIVELPSKPDFYK
- a CDS encoding putative endonuclease gives rise to the protein MMKLGFNEATCMRNSTLAQDVVLAERFGYDYIEIRLDMLQEWLQKHTLSELADIFAVGHLKPWGYNSLEDITFCDSESWAEKLRQLAFACHAGSVVGGDCLVVVPTIRQGGNFPPGETVKDSVKRLREMAAVAEESRMRLAFEPIGSAGCCVRSLAMAMEIVDAVDRSNVGLVVDAFNLYLHDQWRDLTTLRQIPVEKIFVYHIDDADNLPLATLEHCHRLFPGNGVIPLHEITHELVQKGYEGICSLELFNPGYWQMAASEVFAIGAEKTRPFLTA
- a CDS encoding putative permease (similar to E. coli putative transport protein (AAC75382.1); Blastp hit to AAC75382.1 (392 aa), 48% identity in aa 9 - 391), with product MPALTQHSTSITLFRISAAMFLNYLTIGIPLVMLPLYVQQQLHLSDLLIGIAVGSQFIATLLTRGAAGRKADTSGGRRTVITGQFYCAASGLLMLVSLIAHPVPLLAWAILIVGRVLLGIGESFILTGNLTWGMWLAGSTHAGQVISWNGMATYGALAIGAPLGLSLYARAGLALPALLVVLLPIIASGVIYGIPGNIPTARPRVPVLRVVGLVWRPGTGLVLQGIGFATLSAFTALWFNERHWDNTGFAMTLFGIAFIAVRFFCAKFPDRYGGATVATFSLLVEGTGLAVMWAAPSAGAALIGAAITGCGCSLMFPSLGVEVVRRVPPEIRGTALGVWSAFQDLAYGFTGPIAGLLTPFIGYQQVFLLAAACALLGAAVVHLLLRQH
- a CDS encoding putative endonuclease, with the protein product MGASNMYNVKKSIKLGIAPIGWRNDDIPEIGKENTYKQILSDAALTGFSGTEVGGCYPQDPAELNKELMLRGLEIPGQWFSSFIIRDGIASAMNAFEQHCAYLQAIHAYVAVVSEQTYSIQGIIDKCVYTEKPNFSDSEWQLLCEGLNALGKIANAHGLKLAFHHHMGTGVQTLPEVDRLMENTDPQFVHLLFDTGHIYVSDGDVMPLLSKHFDRIKHVHFKDVRNEKLKACRLAKKSFLNSFLDGVFTVPGDGNIDFKSVLAYLVGHQYSGWIVVEAEQDPKKYNPLEYAQKGKKHIDELLKNYL
- the srfJ gene encoding activated by transcription factor SsrB (similar to Homo sapiens lysosomal glucosyl ceramidase; SrfJ (gi|8347262)), which produces MKGRLISSDPYRQQFLVERAVSFSHRQRDCSELISVLPRHALQQIDGFGGSFTEGAGVVFNSMSEKTKAQFLSLYFSAQEHNYTLARMPIQSCDFSLGNYAYVDSSADLQQGRLSFSRDEAHLIPLISGALRLNPHMKLMASPWSPPAFMKTNNDMNGGGKLRRECYADWADIIINYLLEYRRHGINVQALSVQNEPVAVKTWDSCLYSVEEETAFAVQYLRPRLARQGMDEMEIYIWDHDKDGLVDWAELAFADEANYKGINGLAFHWYTGDHFSQIQYLAQCLPDKKLLFSEGCVPMESDAGSQIRHWHTYLHDMIGNFKSGCSGFIDWNLLLNSEGGPNHQGNLCEAPIQYDAQNDVLRRNHSWYGIGHFCRYVRPGARVMLSSSYDNLLEEVGFVNPDGERVLVVYNRDVQERRCRVLDGDKEIALTLPPSGASTLLWRQESI